The Myxococcales bacterium DNA window ACTTACTCGCGTTGGATGCGCAACACGGAGAATTTCAGCATGTTGAGTTCGATTCAGTCCCTTCTTCGGTTCTCGTTCCTGACCACGGCCGTCGCGCTCGTACTCGCGCTGCCGGCAGCAGCGACTCCCCTGCTCTTCAACGGCACGTTCGACGATCCGACAAACCCAGATACCACGCCCGACACCTTTACCATCACGAATGATCTGACGTCCGGCGCCGCAATCACATCGCTCGTAATCGATCTCTCCACCGCCTTCTTTTCGACCGTAGACTTCGACATCGCCAATTTCGATTTCGCTGTGGTCGACGACGCGGGATACACGGGCCACGTGCTCACGGGCACATCGGTGCTCACGATCAACTTCGCACCCGCCAACTTCATCGCGGGTGAGGTCTTCGCCTTCACCATCGACGTGGACGACAACAACGGCCGCGTGGAAGGAGTCAATATTGCCGACTCGACCGTGACAGCCATTTACGAGGGCTTCGGCTCACTTCCCGTGGTGGCGGTCATGGGCGCCAGCGGTGGAAACAGCGCGAGCTGGAGCGGCGCTGTCGTGGCGCCGGAACCCGGCACCCTTTCGATGCTCTCGTTCGGGCTGATCGGACTGGCCTGGAACCGGAAGCGCGAGCGCCGCCGCCAGATCTGATCGGGCGCAGCCCAAACGCCCCATGCTCTTGAATGCCCCGCCAACAGGTGTTTCTACCCTTCGACTCGTCCTGGGGTGAAGGGCTCGCGGAGGGAGCGTTTTCCAGCCCCGAAGATTCCGAGCAGCACTTCCCCATCAAATCCCGTCAGTTATAGTCTCGCCTCGATTCGCGCCGTCTCCGCCAAACGGCGTCGATGAAAGAAGGGAGATCTTTTGGACGAACATCATATCGACGAGACGAGGTTGGCGCGCATCGAGCAGTCGGGCCGCACACTCGAGTGGGACACGCCGATGTACAGGCTCGCGGTCGACCAACTGGACCGCACTGCGGAAATGATGGGCCTCGACCCGAATATCTGGGAACGACTGCGGACACCGCAGCGAGCCTACGTCGTCTCCTTTCCCTTCCGGCGCGACGATTACCACACTGTCGAAACCG harbors:
- a CDS encoding PEP-CTERM sorting domain-containing protein, with amino-acid sequence MLSSIQSLLRFSFLTTAVALVLALPAAATPLLFNGTFDDPTNPDTTPDTFTITNDLTSGAAITSLVIDLSTAFFSTVDFDIANFDFAVVDDAGYTGHVLTGTSVLTINFAPANFIAGEVFAFTIDVDDNNGRVEGVNIADSTVTAIYEGFGSLPVVAVMGASGGNSASWSGAVVAPEPGTLSMLSFGLIGLAWNRKRERRRQI